In the genome of Pseudorca crassidens isolate mPseCra1 chromosome 14, mPseCra1.hap1, whole genome shotgun sequence, one region contains:
- the ETAA1 gene encoding ewing's tumor-associated antigen 1 isoform X2, giving the protein MSRRRKYGDSPGLKNTPRKAAATEECSSVVETGKRRLRSARGSKPCGAGERPLRPLPQQEQSPVAASCSKSNPEGETWAAGSPWASAPQLQRPARDQETPGAEMYETPKRMLQMDLLSSAFSSPNDPDGQNDIFWDQNSPMTKQLGKGRKKRIYTTDSDEISHIVNRIAPQDEKPTTDSMLGVWIGATAIPCTPSVAKGKSRAKLSCTKLKSQNQEEELMKLAKQFDKNMEELDVIQEQNKRNHDLIQMISEAETLNNYRDNVQMQLLHDIVPEIDNAMIKKPVKENRMFVVNDQNSSQKPFDQNAEAAFIAIFDGSTQKCSGQLSQDLSDAFLSTSSTTFGKKNALKEENIITNETLVTEKLPNKTQGSLSHQVDNPGMTKSYVTSCTKEPGAFNKHSDTFTTSDFEDDWENLLSNEPFVMQNIEMSELFAAPETAQITDQKEICTFNSKNGKSKSGMNTSLDTRLRDSKILQDRPSKTWNSELTDAAKYRFSPKPNDKPNKFSSTGNKMKLEKSFNTIVVQDKIQDCAVASNLAKVNEDTHIKFTSNVNAFEKKSTLNPGCSNEQKNKSIFNQSLKAPTNVEPLGSATSGNKTSVCNPNQTNVSKLRSFFDDWNDTSFTNEIVKACHHLENTWEADDVDDDLLYQACDDIERLTQEQDIRVDSKTSESVFGINNSSKHGAKNVFTTPKQGSPLVQSEHLNLNSVSVQTSSLTDSLQINKSMKMEKREICGNSPGFLGATTNLTIYSKNSNCQINNLHVSWNNTDVPKQVNSSKSVLTGSSSLNVSSDHMSTEIAANKKKLSTPHLSHSTVTDEAQSDLNRAVRFSKYMFTKIKNSQILSQFNNNCITGSISGTKITQGLQKNKTVNPLCGKAVQQQSLGKFSESLKQTSKGFSYTSCTSVPQTEGRREK; this is encoded by the exons ATGAGTCGGCGAAGGAAATATGGGGACAGCCCTGGCCTGAAGAACACGCCGCGCAAAGCGGCGGCGACTGAGGAATGCAGCTCGGTGGTCGAAACGGGGAAGAGGCGGCTGAGGTCGGCCCGCGGTTCAAAGCCCTGTGGGGCTGGAGAGAGGCCTCTCCGGCCTCTGCCGCAGCAAGAGCAGTCGCCAGTAGCCGCTTCGTGCAGTAAAAGTAACCCCGAGGGTGAGACGTGGGCAGCGGGGTCTCCCTGGGCTTCGGCGCCGCAGCTTCAGAGGCCAGCTCGTGACCAGGAAACCCCGGGTGCAG AAATGTATGAAACACCAAAGAGAATGCTGCAGATGGATTTATTGTCATCTGCCTTCAGTTCTCCTAATGATCCAGATGGACAGAATGATATCTTTTGGGATCAGAATTCTCCAATGACGAAACAGTTAG gtaaaggaagaaaaaagcggATTTACACCACAGATAGTGATGAAATCTCACATATTGTTAATCGCATTGCTCCTCAG GATGAGAAACCAACAACAGACTCCATGCTGGGCGTGTGGATTGGTGCAACTGCTATTCCTTGCACTCCTAGTGTAGCAAAAGGAAAATCAAGAGCAAAACTCAGCTGCACAAA gTTAAAATCACAAAATCAGGAGGAGGAACTTATGAAATTGGCTAAgcaatttgataaaaatatggaAGAGCTAGATGTGATTCAAGAGCAAAACAAGAGAAATCATGATCTTATCCAGATGATTTCAGAAGCAGAGACTTTAAATAATTACAGAGATAATGTACAGATGCAGTTACTACATGATATAGTTCCTGAAATAGATAATGCTATGATAAAGAAGCCAGTGAAAGAAAACAGGATGTTTGTGGTAAATGATCAAAACAGCAGTCAGAAGCCATTTGACCAAAATGCTGAAGCAGCCTTTATCGCCATTTTTGATGGTTCTACTCAGAAATGTAGTGGACAGTTAAGCCAAGATCTGTCAGATGCTTTCTTGAGCACCAGTAGTACTACCTTTGGAAAGAAAAACGCTTTGAAAGAGGAGAACATCATTACTAATGAAACTCTGGTCACTGAAAAACTACCAAATAAAACCCAAGGATCACTTTCTCATCAAGTAGATAATCCTGGAATGACAAAATCATATGTGACTTCCTGTACTAAGGAACCAGGAGCTTTTAATAAGCACAGTGATACATTTACAACCAGTGATTTTGAGGATGATTGGGAAAACTTACTAAGTAATGAACCTTTTGTTATGCAAAATATTGAAATGTCTGAACTTTTCGCTGCCCCTGAAACAGCCCAGATTACTGATCAAAaggaaatttgtacctttaacAGTAAAAATGGTAAGAGTAAGTCAGGAATGAATACAAGTCTAGATACCAGGTTAAGGGATTCAAAAATTTTACAAGATCGTCCTTCAAAGACATGGAACAGTGAATTAACAGATGCTGCAAAATACAGATTTTCACCAAAGCCGAATGATAAACCAAATAAATTCTCATCcactggaaataaaatgaaattggaGAAATCTTTTAATACAATTGTTGTTCAAGACAAAATTCAAGACTGTGCAGTTGCATCTAATCTGGCAAAAGTAAATGAAGATACTCATATTAAATTTACTTCTAATgtaaatgcttttgaaaaaaagtCTACTTTGAACCCAGGATGTTCTaatgaacaaaaaaataagtCCATTTTTAATCAGTCTTTGAAGGCACCTACTAATGTCGAGCCTTTAGGCTCTGCAACTTCGGGCAATAAAACCAGTGTTTGTAACCCAAATCAGACTAATGTATCAAAGCTTCGTTCTTTCTTTGATGATTGGAATGATACATCATTTACCAATGAAATTGTTAAAGCCTGTCATCACTTAGAGAATACCTGGGAAGCAGATGATGTAGATGATGATTTATTATACCAAGCATGTGATGATATTGAAAGACTAACTCAGGAGCAAGACATTAGAGTGGACAGCAAGACATCAGAAAGTGTATTTGGGATCAATAATAGTTCTAAACACGGAGCCAAAAACGTGTTTACTACACCTAAACAAGGAAGTCCGTTGGTGCAATCAGAGCATTTGAATCTGAACAGCGTTTCAGTGCAAACATCTTCATTGACAGATagcttacaaataaataaatcaatgaagatggagaaaagggaaatttgtGGAAATTCTCCGGGGTTTTTAGGTGCCACGACAAATTTGACTATATATTCTAAGAACTCAAATTGTCAGATCAATAATCTACATGTCTCTTGGAATAACACTGATGTTCCAAAACAAGTGAATAGTTCCAAATCGGTTCTTACAGGAAGTTCAAGTTTGAATGTGAGTTCAGATCACATGAGTACAGAAATTGCTGCTAATAAGAAGAAATTGAGTACTCCACATCTATCGCATAGCACAGTAACAGATGAAGCTCAGAGTGACCTTAACAGAGCAGTGAGATTTTCTAAGTACATGTTTACAAAGATAAAAAATTCTCAAATTCTTTCTCAGTTTAATAACAATTGTATAACAGGAAGTATCTCTGGTACCAAAATCACACAGGgtttgcagaaaaataaaactgtcaaccCATTATGTGGGAAGGCTGTTCAACAGCAGTCTTTGGGGAAATTTTCTGAATCTTTGAAACAAACTTCAAAAG GCTTCAGCTACACCAGCTGTACTTCAGTTCCTCAAACAGA aggaagaagagaaaaatag
- the ETAA1 gene encoding ewing's tumor-associated antigen 1 isoform X3 encodes MSRRRKYGDSPGLKNTPRKAAATEECSSVVETGKRRLRSARGSKPCGAGERPLRPLPQQEQSPVAASCSKSNPEEMYETPKRMLQMDLLSSAFSSPNDPDGQNDIFWDQNSPMTKQLGKGRKKRIYTTDSDEISHIVNRIAPQDEKPTTDSMLGVWIGATAIPCTPSVAKGKSRAKLSCTKLKSQNQEEELMKLAKQFDKNMEELDVIQEQNKRNHDLIQMISEAETLNNYRDNVQMQLLHDIVPEIDNAMIKKPVKENRMFVVNDQNSSQKPFDQNAEAAFIAIFDGSTQKCSGQLSQDLSDAFLSTSSTTFGKKNALKEENIITNETLVTEKLPNKTQGSLSHQVDNPGMTKSYVTSCTKEPGAFNKHSDTFTTSDFEDDWENLLSNEPFVMQNIEMSELFAAPETAQITDQKEICTFNSKNGKSKSGMNTSLDTRLRDSKILQDRPSKTWNSELTDAAKYRFSPKPNDKPNKFSSTGNKMKLEKSFNTIVVQDKIQDCAVASNLAKVNEDTHIKFTSNVNAFEKKSTLNPGCSNEQKNKSIFNQSLKAPTNVEPLGSATSGNKTSVCNPNQTNVSKLRSFFDDWNDTSFTNEIVKACHHLENTWEADDVDDDLLYQACDDIERLTQEQDIRVDSKTSESVFGINNSSKHGAKNVFTTPKQGSPLVQSEHLNLNSVSVQTSSLTDSLQINKSMKMEKREICGNSPGFLGATTNLTIYSKNSNCQINNLHVSWNNTDVPKQVNSSKSVLTGSSSLNVSSDHMSTEIAANKKKLSTPHLSHSTVTDEAQSDLNRAVRFSKYMFTKIKNSQILSQFNNNCITGSISGTKITQGLQKNKTVNPLCGKAVQQQSLGKFSESLKQTSKEEEEKNRKYSPEEIQRKRQEALVRRMAKAQASSVKKDSSHLT; translated from the exons ATGAGTCGGCGAAGGAAATATGGGGACAGCCCTGGCCTGAAGAACACGCCGCGCAAAGCGGCGGCGACTGAGGAATGCAGCTCGGTGGTCGAAACGGGGAAGAGGCGGCTGAGGTCGGCCCGCGGTTCAAAGCCCTGTGGGGCTGGAGAGAGGCCTCTCCGGCCTCTGCCGCAGCAAGAGCAGTCGCCAGTAGCCGCTTCGTGCAGTAAAAGTAACCCCGAGG AAATGTATGAAACACCAAAGAGAATGCTGCAGATGGATTTATTGTCATCTGCCTTCAGTTCTCCTAATGATCCAGATGGACAGAATGATATCTTTTGGGATCAGAATTCTCCAATGACGAAACAGTTAG gtaaaggaagaaaaaagcggATTTACACCACAGATAGTGATGAAATCTCACATATTGTTAATCGCATTGCTCCTCAG GATGAGAAACCAACAACAGACTCCATGCTGGGCGTGTGGATTGGTGCAACTGCTATTCCTTGCACTCCTAGTGTAGCAAAAGGAAAATCAAGAGCAAAACTCAGCTGCACAAA gTTAAAATCACAAAATCAGGAGGAGGAACTTATGAAATTGGCTAAgcaatttgataaaaatatggaAGAGCTAGATGTGATTCAAGAGCAAAACAAGAGAAATCATGATCTTATCCAGATGATTTCAGAAGCAGAGACTTTAAATAATTACAGAGATAATGTACAGATGCAGTTACTACATGATATAGTTCCTGAAATAGATAATGCTATGATAAAGAAGCCAGTGAAAGAAAACAGGATGTTTGTGGTAAATGATCAAAACAGCAGTCAGAAGCCATTTGACCAAAATGCTGAAGCAGCCTTTATCGCCATTTTTGATGGTTCTACTCAGAAATGTAGTGGACAGTTAAGCCAAGATCTGTCAGATGCTTTCTTGAGCACCAGTAGTACTACCTTTGGAAAGAAAAACGCTTTGAAAGAGGAGAACATCATTACTAATGAAACTCTGGTCACTGAAAAACTACCAAATAAAACCCAAGGATCACTTTCTCATCAAGTAGATAATCCTGGAATGACAAAATCATATGTGACTTCCTGTACTAAGGAACCAGGAGCTTTTAATAAGCACAGTGATACATTTACAACCAGTGATTTTGAGGATGATTGGGAAAACTTACTAAGTAATGAACCTTTTGTTATGCAAAATATTGAAATGTCTGAACTTTTCGCTGCCCCTGAAACAGCCCAGATTACTGATCAAAaggaaatttgtacctttaacAGTAAAAATGGTAAGAGTAAGTCAGGAATGAATACAAGTCTAGATACCAGGTTAAGGGATTCAAAAATTTTACAAGATCGTCCTTCAAAGACATGGAACAGTGAATTAACAGATGCTGCAAAATACAGATTTTCACCAAAGCCGAATGATAAACCAAATAAATTCTCATCcactggaaataaaatgaaattggaGAAATCTTTTAATACAATTGTTGTTCAAGACAAAATTCAAGACTGTGCAGTTGCATCTAATCTGGCAAAAGTAAATGAAGATACTCATATTAAATTTACTTCTAATgtaaatgcttttgaaaaaaagtCTACTTTGAACCCAGGATGTTCTaatgaacaaaaaaataagtCCATTTTTAATCAGTCTTTGAAGGCACCTACTAATGTCGAGCCTTTAGGCTCTGCAACTTCGGGCAATAAAACCAGTGTTTGTAACCCAAATCAGACTAATGTATCAAAGCTTCGTTCTTTCTTTGATGATTGGAATGATACATCATTTACCAATGAAATTGTTAAAGCCTGTCATCACTTAGAGAATACCTGGGAAGCAGATGATGTAGATGATGATTTATTATACCAAGCATGTGATGATATTGAAAGACTAACTCAGGAGCAAGACATTAGAGTGGACAGCAAGACATCAGAAAGTGTATTTGGGATCAATAATAGTTCTAAACACGGAGCCAAAAACGTGTTTACTACACCTAAACAAGGAAGTCCGTTGGTGCAATCAGAGCATTTGAATCTGAACAGCGTTTCAGTGCAAACATCTTCATTGACAGATagcttacaaataaataaatcaatgaagatggagaaaagggaaatttgtGGAAATTCTCCGGGGTTTTTAGGTGCCACGACAAATTTGACTATATATTCTAAGAACTCAAATTGTCAGATCAATAATCTACATGTCTCTTGGAATAACACTGATGTTCCAAAACAAGTGAATAGTTCCAAATCGGTTCTTACAGGAAGTTCAAGTTTGAATGTGAGTTCAGATCACATGAGTACAGAAATTGCTGCTAATAAGAAGAAATTGAGTACTCCACATCTATCGCATAGCACAGTAACAGATGAAGCTCAGAGTGACCTTAACAGAGCAGTGAGATTTTCTAAGTACATGTTTACAAAGATAAAAAATTCTCAAATTCTTTCTCAGTTTAATAACAATTGTATAACAGGAAGTATCTCTGGTACCAAAATCACACAGGgtttgcagaaaaataaaactgtcaaccCATTATGTGGGAAGGCTGTTCAACAGCAGTCTTTGGGGAAATTTTCTGAATCTTTGAAACAAACTTCAAAAG aggaagaagagaaaaatagaaagtattctcctgaagaaattcagagaaaaagacaagaagcGCTGGTTCGAAGAATGGCCAAAGCACAGGCATCATCTGTAAAGAAAGACAGCTCCCACTTAACTTGA
- the ETAA1 gene encoding ewing's tumor-associated antigen 1 isoform X1: MSRRRKYGDSPGLKNTPRKAAATEECSSVVETGKRRLRSARGSKPCGAGERPLRPLPQQEQSPVAASCSKSNPEGETWAAGSPWASAPQLQRPARDQETPGAEMYETPKRMLQMDLLSSAFSSPNDPDGQNDIFWDQNSPMTKQLGKGRKKRIYTTDSDEISHIVNRIAPQDEKPTTDSMLGVWIGATAIPCTPSVAKGKSRAKLSCTKLKSQNQEEELMKLAKQFDKNMEELDVIQEQNKRNHDLIQMISEAETLNNYRDNVQMQLLHDIVPEIDNAMIKKPVKENRMFVVNDQNSSQKPFDQNAEAAFIAIFDGSTQKCSGQLSQDLSDAFLSTSSTTFGKKNALKEENIITNETLVTEKLPNKTQGSLSHQVDNPGMTKSYVTSCTKEPGAFNKHSDTFTTSDFEDDWENLLSNEPFVMQNIEMSELFAAPETAQITDQKEICTFNSKNGKSKSGMNTSLDTRLRDSKILQDRPSKTWNSELTDAAKYRFSPKPNDKPNKFSSTGNKMKLEKSFNTIVVQDKIQDCAVASNLAKVNEDTHIKFTSNVNAFEKKSTLNPGCSNEQKNKSIFNQSLKAPTNVEPLGSATSGNKTSVCNPNQTNVSKLRSFFDDWNDTSFTNEIVKACHHLENTWEADDVDDDLLYQACDDIERLTQEQDIRVDSKTSESVFGINNSSKHGAKNVFTTPKQGSPLVQSEHLNLNSVSVQTSSLTDSLQINKSMKMEKREICGNSPGFLGATTNLTIYSKNSNCQINNLHVSWNNTDVPKQVNSSKSVLTGSSSLNVSSDHMSTEIAANKKKLSTPHLSHSTVTDEAQSDLNRAVRFSKYMFTKIKNSQILSQFNNNCITGSISGTKITQGLQKNKTVNPLCGKAVQQQSLGKFSESLKQTSKEEEEKNRKYSPEEIQRKRQEALVRRMAKAQASSVKKDSSHLT; this comes from the exons ATGAGTCGGCGAAGGAAATATGGGGACAGCCCTGGCCTGAAGAACACGCCGCGCAAAGCGGCGGCGACTGAGGAATGCAGCTCGGTGGTCGAAACGGGGAAGAGGCGGCTGAGGTCGGCCCGCGGTTCAAAGCCCTGTGGGGCTGGAGAGAGGCCTCTCCGGCCTCTGCCGCAGCAAGAGCAGTCGCCAGTAGCCGCTTCGTGCAGTAAAAGTAACCCCGAGGGTGAGACGTGGGCAGCGGGGTCTCCCTGGGCTTCGGCGCCGCAGCTTCAGAGGCCAGCTCGTGACCAGGAAACCCCGGGTGCAG AAATGTATGAAACACCAAAGAGAATGCTGCAGATGGATTTATTGTCATCTGCCTTCAGTTCTCCTAATGATCCAGATGGACAGAATGATATCTTTTGGGATCAGAATTCTCCAATGACGAAACAGTTAG gtaaaggaagaaaaaagcggATTTACACCACAGATAGTGATGAAATCTCACATATTGTTAATCGCATTGCTCCTCAG GATGAGAAACCAACAACAGACTCCATGCTGGGCGTGTGGATTGGTGCAACTGCTATTCCTTGCACTCCTAGTGTAGCAAAAGGAAAATCAAGAGCAAAACTCAGCTGCACAAA gTTAAAATCACAAAATCAGGAGGAGGAACTTATGAAATTGGCTAAgcaatttgataaaaatatggaAGAGCTAGATGTGATTCAAGAGCAAAACAAGAGAAATCATGATCTTATCCAGATGATTTCAGAAGCAGAGACTTTAAATAATTACAGAGATAATGTACAGATGCAGTTACTACATGATATAGTTCCTGAAATAGATAATGCTATGATAAAGAAGCCAGTGAAAGAAAACAGGATGTTTGTGGTAAATGATCAAAACAGCAGTCAGAAGCCATTTGACCAAAATGCTGAAGCAGCCTTTATCGCCATTTTTGATGGTTCTACTCAGAAATGTAGTGGACAGTTAAGCCAAGATCTGTCAGATGCTTTCTTGAGCACCAGTAGTACTACCTTTGGAAAGAAAAACGCTTTGAAAGAGGAGAACATCATTACTAATGAAACTCTGGTCACTGAAAAACTACCAAATAAAACCCAAGGATCACTTTCTCATCAAGTAGATAATCCTGGAATGACAAAATCATATGTGACTTCCTGTACTAAGGAACCAGGAGCTTTTAATAAGCACAGTGATACATTTACAACCAGTGATTTTGAGGATGATTGGGAAAACTTACTAAGTAATGAACCTTTTGTTATGCAAAATATTGAAATGTCTGAACTTTTCGCTGCCCCTGAAACAGCCCAGATTACTGATCAAAaggaaatttgtacctttaacAGTAAAAATGGTAAGAGTAAGTCAGGAATGAATACAAGTCTAGATACCAGGTTAAGGGATTCAAAAATTTTACAAGATCGTCCTTCAAAGACATGGAACAGTGAATTAACAGATGCTGCAAAATACAGATTTTCACCAAAGCCGAATGATAAACCAAATAAATTCTCATCcactggaaataaaatgaaattggaGAAATCTTTTAATACAATTGTTGTTCAAGACAAAATTCAAGACTGTGCAGTTGCATCTAATCTGGCAAAAGTAAATGAAGATACTCATATTAAATTTACTTCTAATgtaaatgcttttgaaaaaaagtCTACTTTGAACCCAGGATGTTCTaatgaacaaaaaaataagtCCATTTTTAATCAGTCTTTGAAGGCACCTACTAATGTCGAGCCTTTAGGCTCTGCAACTTCGGGCAATAAAACCAGTGTTTGTAACCCAAATCAGACTAATGTATCAAAGCTTCGTTCTTTCTTTGATGATTGGAATGATACATCATTTACCAATGAAATTGTTAAAGCCTGTCATCACTTAGAGAATACCTGGGAAGCAGATGATGTAGATGATGATTTATTATACCAAGCATGTGATGATATTGAAAGACTAACTCAGGAGCAAGACATTAGAGTGGACAGCAAGACATCAGAAAGTGTATTTGGGATCAATAATAGTTCTAAACACGGAGCCAAAAACGTGTTTACTACACCTAAACAAGGAAGTCCGTTGGTGCAATCAGAGCATTTGAATCTGAACAGCGTTTCAGTGCAAACATCTTCATTGACAGATagcttacaaataaataaatcaatgaagatggagaaaagggaaatttgtGGAAATTCTCCGGGGTTTTTAGGTGCCACGACAAATTTGACTATATATTCTAAGAACTCAAATTGTCAGATCAATAATCTACATGTCTCTTGGAATAACACTGATGTTCCAAAACAAGTGAATAGTTCCAAATCGGTTCTTACAGGAAGTTCAAGTTTGAATGTGAGTTCAGATCACATGAGTACAGAAATTGCTGCTAATAAGAAGAAATTGAGTACTCCACATCTATCGCATAGCACAGTAACAGATGAAGCTCAGAGTGACCTTAACAGAGCAGTGAGATTTTCTAAGTACATGTTTACAAAGATAAAAAATTCTCAAATTCTTTCTCAGTTTAATAACAATTGTATAACAGGAAGTATCTCTGGTACCAAAATCACACAGGgtttgcagaaaaataaaactgtcaaccCATTATGTGGGAAGGCTGTTCAACAGCAGTCTTTGGGGAAATTTTCTGAATCTTTGAAACAAACTTCAAAAG aggaagaagagaaaaatagaaagtattctcctgaagaaattcagagaaaaagacaagaagcGCTGGTTCGAAGAATGGCCAAAGCACAGGCATCATCTGTAAAGAAAGACAGCTCCCACTTAACTTGA